A stretch of Flavobacteriales bacterium DNA encodes these proteins:
- a CDS encoding HAMP domain-containing histidine kinase has protein sequence MGRRAIGTLMLLATLSVVGVVLTQLIWLRQSSQYRKEQVALNKEQASQLEKQFNDRVVMALGDVTEQILTINKDSTDLYDAVKQMRPNYFAVTINDTLHPYLLEALLRKEFSRRHIEDDFEYGIYDCFTDSIVYGNYVSQDTAISDTMPHSELPKLDKDGHYFGVYFPTRQSTLWDEENDAGWTWIFPTVVTLIVFSFFAYSVWVIMRQKRLSEMKNDFIGNMTHELKTPISTIALSSEVISDPAIVQEPERLREYARIIRSENERLRTQVERVLQLATLDKDSVAMKREAVDMHLVATAAAESIKLPAQERDMRVELHLDAAISTVAGDRVHLTNALFNLLDNAVKYGKPGTVIEVRSSQRGNELLLSVKDEGIGIRKEDQRHVFERFYRVPTGNVHDVKGFGLGLHYVQQIAFAHGGGVSVRSEPGKGSVFTLSLPLRGRLGDAG, from the coding sequence ATGGGACGTCGTGCCATCGGCACCTTGATGCTGCTGGCCACGCTGAGCGTGGTGGGCGTGGTGCTGACCCAGCTCATCTGGCTCAGGCAATCATCGCAATACCGCAAAGAGCAGGTGGCGCTCAACAAGGAGCAGGCCTCGCAGCTCGAGAAGCAATTCAATGACCGGGTGGTGATGGCCCTCGGTGACGTCACTGAGCAGATCCTCACCATCAACAAGGACAGCACCGACCTGTATGACGCCGTGAAGCAGATGCGGCCGAACTACTTCGCCGTCACCATCAACGATACGCTGCACCCCTACCTGCTCGAAGCCCTGCTGCGCAAGGAGTTCAGCCGGCGGCACATCGAGGACGATTTCGAGTACGGCATCTACGACTGCTTCACCGACAGCATCGTCTATGGCAACTACGTGTCGCAGGACACCGCCATCAGCGACACCATGCCGCATAGCGAGCTGCCCAAGCTCGACAAGGACGGCCACTATTTCGGCGTGTACTTCCCGACCCGGCAGAGCACCTTGTGGGATGAGGAAAACGATGCGGGCTGGACCTGGATCTTCCCGACGGTGGTTACGCTCATCGTCTTCAGCTTCTTCGCTTATAGCGTGTGGGTGATCATGCGCCAGAAGCGGCTCAGCGAGATGAAGAACGACTTCATCGGCAACATGACGCATGAGTTGAAGACGCCCATCAGCACCATCGCCCTCAGCAGTGAAGTGATCAGCGATCCGGCCATCGTGCAGGAGCCGGAGCGGCTGCGGGAATACGCCCGCATCATCCGCAGTGAGAATGAACGGCTGCGCACCCAGGTGGAGCGGGTCCTTCAGCTGGCCACGCTCGATAAGGACAGCGTCGCGATGAAGCGCGAGGCCGTGGACATGCACCTTGTGGCCACTGCGGCCGCCGAGAGCATCAAGCTGCCCGCACAGGAGCGCGACATGCGCGTGGAGCTCCACCTCGATGCGGCCATCAGCACCGTTGCCGGCGACCGCGTGCACCTCACGAACGCCCTCTTCAACCTGCTCGACAACGCCGTGAAGTACGGCAAGCCCGGCACCGTGATCGAGGTGCGCAGCAGCCAGCGGGGCAACGAGTTGCTGCTCTCGGTGAAGGACGAGGGCATCGGCATCCGCAAGGAAGACCAGCGCCATGTGTTCGAGCGCTTCTACCGCGTGCCCACAGGCAACGTGCACGACGTGAAGGGCTTCGGCCTGGGGCTCCACTACGTGCAGCAGATCGCCTTCGCCCACGGCGGCGGCGTGAGCGTGCGCAGCGAACCGGGCAAGGGCAGCGTGTTCACCCTTTCATTGCCGCTTCGTGGCCGGTTGGGCGATGCAGGTTGA
- the rplU gene encoding 50S ribosomal protein L21, whose protein sequence is MYAIVNIAGQQYKVEQAQKLKVHRLEAEEGKHLELDNVLLVSDGKTVSVGTPTVEGVRIAAKVLSHGKGDKVLVFKKKRRKGYQKLNGHRQYLTEIWIEAILGKGEKFDASKSSAPKPKAVVTDAPKKVKKAVEPKAAAEAKPAKKAAAKKAPAKKTAPKKK, encoded by the coding sequence ATGTACGCCATCGTCAACATCGCCGGCCAGCAATACAAGGTTGAGCAGGCTCAGAAGCTGAAAGTCCACCGCCTCGAAGCCGAAGAGGGAAAGCACTTGGAACTCGACAATGTGCTGCTCGTGAGCGACGGCAAGACGGTGAGCGTGGGTACTCCGACCGTGGAAGGCGTTCGTATCGCCGCCAAGGTGCTGAGCCACGGCAAGGGCGACAAAGTCCTGGTCTTCAAGAAGAAGCGCCGTAAGGGCTATCAGAAGCTGAACGGCCATCGCCAATACCTCACCGAGATCTGGATCGAAGCCATCTTGGGCAAAGGCGAGAAGTTCGATGCCAGCAAGAGCAGCGCTCCCAAGCCCAAAGCGGTGGTGACCGATGCCCCCAAGAAGGTGAAGAAGGCCGTTGAGCCCAAGGCCGCCGCCGAGGCCAAGCCTGCCAAGAAAGCCGCTGCCAAGAAGGCGCCGGCCAAGAAGACCGCTCCCAAGAAGAAGTAA